A region from the Malus domestica chromosome 07, GDT2T_hap1 genome encodes:
- the LOC103439032 gene encoding cyclin-U2-1-like isoform X2: MVSSSASTSLMISPRKLRSDLYSYSYQDDSETPLVVNVLASLIERNMARNQRIAKNCSSPWYMSKDMKKTRIFECHEAPDLTIQSYLERIFRYTRAGPSVYVVAYVYIDRFCQNNPAFKINVTNVHRLLITTIMVASKNYRNSYFARVGGLTTNELNKLELEFLFLMGFKLHVNVSVFESYCCHLEREVSIGGGYHIESTLRCAEEIKRRQNEERRYNQFAGVLL; the protein is encoded by the exons ATGGTTTCATCATCAGCATCAACTTCTCTGATGATCTCTCCAAGAAAACTTAGGTCAGATTTGTATTCTTACTCATACCAAGATGATTCAGAAACCCCACTAGTGGTTAATGTTCTTGCTTCTCTGATTGAGAGAAACATGGCAAGGAACCAGAGGATTGCCAAGAATTGCAGCAGCCCTTGGTACATGTCCAAGGACATGAAAAAGACTAGGATTTTTGAGTGTCATGAGGCTCCTGACCTGACAATTCAGTCATACTTAGAGAGGATTTTCAGGTACACAAGAGCTGGGCCGTCTGTGTATGTTGTTGCGTATGTGTATATTGATCGGTTTTGCCAGAACAATCCTGCATTTAAGATCAATGTCACTAATGTCCATAGGCTCCTCATCACAACTATTATGGTGGCTTCCAA GAATTACAGAAATTCATACTTTGCAAGAGTTGGGGGATTGACAACCAACGAATTGAACAAGTTGGAGCTTGAATTTTTGTTCTTAATGGGGTTCAAATTGCATGTGAATGTGAGTGTGTTTGAGAGCTATTGTTGTCACTTGGAAAGAGAAGTTAGCATTGGAGGAGGGTACCACATAGAGAGCACATTGAGATGTGCAGAAGAAATCAAAAGAAGGCAAAACGAAGAGAGAAGATACAATCAGTTTGCTGGTGTTTTGCTGTAG
- the LOC103439032 gene encoding cyclin-U2-1-like isoform X1, translating into MVSSSASTSLMISPRKLRSDLYSYSYQDDSETPLVVNVLASLIERNMARNQRIAKNCSSPWYMSKDMKKTRIFECHEAPDLTIQSYLERIFRYTRAGPSVYVVAYVYIDRFCQNNPAFKINVTNVHRLLITTIMVASKYVEDMNYRNSYFARVGGLTTNELNKLELEFLFLMGFKLHVNVSVFESYCCHLEREVSIGGGYHIESTLRCAEEIKRRQNEERRYNQFAGVLL; encoded by the exons ATGGTTTCATCATCAGCATCAACTTCTCTGATGATCTCTCCAAGAAAACTTAGGTCAGATTTGTATTCTTACTCATACCAAGATGATTCAGAAACCCCACTAGTGGTTAATGTTCTTGCTTCTCTGATTGAGAGAAACATGGCAAGGAACCAGAGGATTGCCAAGAATTGCAGCAGCCCTTGGTACATGTCCAAGGACATGAAAAAGACTAGGATTTTTGAGTGTCATGAGGCTCCTGACCTGACAATTCAGTCATACTTAGAGAGGATTTTCAGGTACACAAGAGCTGGGCCGTCTGTGTATGTTGTTGCGTATGTGTATATTGATCGGTTTTGCCAGAACAATCCTGCATTTAAGATCAATGTCACTAATGTCCATAGGCTCCTCATCACAACTATTATGGTGGCTTCCAAGTACGTTGAAGACAT GAATTACAGAAATTCATACTTTGCAAGAGTTGGGGGATTGACAACCAACGAATTGAACAAGTTGGAGCTTGAATTTTTGTTCTTAATGGGGTTCAAATTGCATGTGAATGTGAGTGTGTTTGAGAGCTATTGTTGTCACTTGGAAAGAGAAGTTAGCATTGGAGGAGGGTACCACATAGAGAGCACATTGAGATGTGCAGAAGAAATCAAAAGAAGGCAAAACGAAGAGAGAAGATACAATCAGTTTGCTGGTGTTTTGCTGTAG